A part of Ananas comosus cultivar F153 unplaced genomic scaffold, ASM154086v1, whole genome shotgun sequence genomic DNA contains:
- the LOC109706430 gene encoding VAN3-binding protein-like, with protein MDCDMKLAVREASPEPTDLLSNSWCSSAIQVFHPKARDCSMLTLTDQKSIAEFECDRAAPLARSNHSFTVDDAEAKSTPQWKFDDLKSWIWLQKAIHPELDYDLCLRKKWVNRFKITHWNGISIKKWVTEMKQKRKETERLRRAEVHAAVSVAGIAAALAAIAAENAEPGQPSSLKETAVASAAALVAAQCAHVAEATGAKREQLNSAVNAAMTATDANNIITLTAAAATSLRGAAILRGRTGHREKIRESSPTLLYDEFDFDFGRCRASLAKGDEIRVTTPDGKCRLRFVSIVLNGDGKIILKIKKISMLTAFSAAEESIVHDLQTSSAEKPRQEEDASYAVDMTTSRGKIELKLDDYMLYKKWIATINHMLKLSTTFGRYELQSCRN; from the exons AGCGGTCCGCGAAGCATCCCCCGAACCGACAGATCTGCTCTCGAATTCGTGGTGCAGCTCGGCTATCCAAGTTTTCCACCCGAAAGCGCGGGATTGCTCGATGCTGACGCTGACGGATCAGAAATCAATCGCGGAGTTCGAATGCGACAGAGCAGCTCCTTTAGCA AGAAGCAATCACAGCTTTACGGTGGATGATGCAGAGGCGAAGTCGACTCCGCAGTGGAAGTTCGATGATCTAAAG TCGTGGATATGGCTACAAAAGGCGATTCATCCGGAGCTGGATTACGATCTTTGCTTACGAAAGAAATGGGTAAATCGATTTAAGATCACGCATTGGAATGGCATCTCGATAAAGAAATGGGTGACGGAAATGAAGCAGAAGAGGAAAGAGACGGAGCGGCTGCGGAGAGCTGAGGTGCATGCAGCTGTATCTGTCGCAGGGATCGCAGCTGCTCTCGCGGCGATTGCGGCAGAGAATGCTGAACCGGGCCAACCGAGCTCCCTAAAAGAGACTGCAGTCGCGTCAGCAGCGGCGTTGGTCGCAGCGCAGTGCGCGCACGTAGCAGAAGCCACAGGCGCGAAACGAGAGCAGCTCAATTCCGCTGTAAACGCCGCCATGACCGCCACCGATGCGAACAACATCATTACCCTCACTGCTGCTGCAGCAACAT CGCTGCGAGGCGCGGCGATACTGAGAGGAAGGACAGGCCACAGGGAGAAAATAAGAGAAAGTTCGCCGACGCTTTTGTACGATGAATTCGACTTCGATTTCGGAAGGTGCAGGGCATCGCTGGCGAAGGGCGACGAAATCCGCGTCACTACACCTGACG GCAAGTGCAGATTGCGATTCGTCTCGATAGTCCTAAACGGAGACGGAAAAATCATCTTGAAGATCAAAAAGATCAGCATGCTGACGGCATTTTCCGCTGCGGAAGAGA GTATTGTCCACGACTTACAGACCAGCAGCGCAGAAAAGCCGAGGCAGGAAGAAGATGCATCTTACGCCGTCGACATGACGACGAGCAGAGGAAAGATTGAGCTCAAACTCGACGACTACATGCTGTACAAGAAGTGGATTGCGACGATAAACCACATGCTGAAGCTGTCCACCACTTTCGGCAGGTATGAGCTGCAGTCATGCAGAAATTGA